Proteins co-encoded in one Aquipuribacter hungaricus genomic window:
- a CDS encoding PPOX class F420-dependent oxidoreductase, giving the protein MTDAAPTSVADLAGSEYVLLTTYTGDGTPKPTPVWAALDGDALVLTTTDWTWKVRRVRAQPRVTLAACDVRGHPRSAPVEGVAVVVGAEHMPRVDAALRRKYGWKLRVTELVTGLRRSRVTRVGIVVRDT; this is encoded by the coding sequence ATGACGGACGCCGCTCCCACCTCGGTCGCCGACCTGGCCGGCTCCGAGTACGTCCTGCTCACCACCTACACCGGCGACGGCACGCCCAAGCCGACGCCGGTGTGGGCCGCCCTGGACGGGGACGCCCTGGTGCTCACCACCACCGACTGGACGTGGAAGGTGCGCCGCGTCCGCGCCCAGCCCCGGGTGACGCTGGCCGCCTGCGACGTCCGCGGCCACCCGCGCAGCGCCCCCGTCGAGGGCGTCGCCGTCGTGGTCGGCGCCGAGCACATGCCCCGCGTCGACGCCGCCCTGCGCCGCAAGTACGGCTGGAAGCTGCGCGTCACCGAGCTGGTGACGGGCCTGCGCCGCTCCCGCGTGACGCGCGTGGGCATCGTCGTCCGGGACACCTGA
- a CDS encoding VOC family protein, translated as MTDRSGSQIDHLNLAVPDLADAVAFYEPVLGSVGITTMLRIPANPAMPAMTGFGWAGVKPFFWLVDDGTVGTNMHLAFTVGSREEVRTFHRAALAAGAVERSAPAVWPEYHDDYYGGFVTDPLGINLEAVCHAPVGDG; from the coding sequence ATGACCGACCGCTCCGGCTCGCAGATCGACCACCTCAACCTCGCCGTACCCGACCTCGCCGACGCCGTCGCCTTCTACGAGCCCGTCCTGGGCTCGGTCGGCATCACGACGATGCTCCGGATCCCCGCCAACCCCGCCATGCCCGCGATGACGGGCTTCGGCTGGGCGGGCGTCAAGCCGTTCTTCTGGCTCGTCGACGACGGCACCGTCGGGACGAACATGCACCTGGCCTTCACGGTGGGCTCCCGCGAGGAGGTGCGCACCTTCCACCGGGCGGCGCTCGCCGCCGGCGCGGTCGAGCGGTCGGCCCCGGCGGTGTGGCCGGAGTACCACGACGACTACTACGGCGGCTTCGTCACCGACCCGCTCGGGATCAACCTCGAGGCCGTCTGCCACGCGCCCGTCGGTGACGGCTGA
- a CDS encoding helix-turn-helix transcriptional regulator, producing MTSTSARTLRLLSLLRQQGRWTGPGLAAELGVSVRTVRRDVGTLRDLGYAVEVSRGAGGHYALGSGGGTLPPLLLDDEQATAVAVALQLAPRTVDGLQEAAGRALATVLEVMPSRSRHLVGDMQVASVWNPWELAAPSVPHAVLLAVSSALRDRRTLRYDYEGTEPGPARLVEPHHLVVWAGRWYLLGHDPGAGTWRTVRLDRVRPRTPDGPRFAARPLPEGTDAAHVVMSHLDRGDTADHWPCRGTATVAHPAETITRFVPGGAVVVPLGAASSRLTMGAWSWVGLAGLFATFDAPLADVEPAELREACGVVAARLAPAGER from the coding sequence ATGACCAGCACGTCGGCCCGGACGCTGCGCCTGCTCTCGCTGCTGCGCCAGCAGGGCAGGTGGACCGGGCCGGGGCTGGCCGCCGAGCTCGGCGTCAGCGTGCGGACGGTCCGCCGGGACGTCGGCACCCTGCGCGACCTGGGCTACGCGGTCGAGGTCAGCAGGGGAGCGGGCGGCCACTACGCCCTCGGCAGCGGCGGCGGGACGCTGCCGCCCCTGCTGCTGGACGACGAGCAGGCCACCGCGGTCGCCGTCGCCCTCCAGCTCGCCCCGCGGACCGTGGACGGGCTGCAGGAGGCGGCCGGCCGGGCGCTGGCCACGGTGCTGGAGGTCATGCCCAGCCGCTCGCGCCACCTGGTGGGCGACATGCAGGTCGCCTCGGTGTGGAACCCGTGGGAGCTCGCCGCCCCGAGCGTGCCCCACGCCGTCCTGCTCGCGGTGTCCTCGGCGCTGCGGGACCGGCGCACCCTGCGCTACGACTACGAGGGGACAGAACCCGGCCCGGCCCGGCTCGTCGAGCCCCACCACCTCGTGGTCTGGGCGGGCCGCTGGTACCTGCTGGGCCACGACCCGGGGGCCGGCACCTGGCGGACGGTGCGCCTGGACCGGGTGCGGCCGCGGACCCCGGACGGCCCCCGGTTCGCCGCGCGCCCGCTGCCGGAGGGCACGGACGCCGCGCACGTCGTCATGTCGCACCTGGACCGCGGCGACACCGCGGACCACTGGCCGTGCCGGGGGACGGCCACCGTCGCCCACCCGGCCGAGACCATCACCCGCTTCGTCCCCGGCGGCGCGGTGGTCGTCCCGCTGGGCGCCGCGAGCAGCCGGCTCACCATGGGCGCCTGGTCGTGGGTCGGCCTGGCGGGCCTGTTCGCCACCTTCGACGCCCCGCTGGCCGACGTGGAGCCCGCCGAGCTCCGCGAGGCGTGCGGTGTCGTCGCCGCACGGCTGGCCCCGGCGGGGGAGCGGTGA
- the argG gene encoding argininosuccinate synthase produces the protein MSKVLSSLPVGERVGIAFSGGLDTSVAVAWMRDKGAVPCTYTADLGQYDEPDIASVPGRATAYGAEVTRLVDCREALVEEGLAALTCGAFHIRSGGRTYFNTTPLGRAVTGTLLVRAMLEDDVQIWGDGSTFKGNDIERFYRYGLLANPSLRIYKPWLDAAFVAELGGRKEMSEWLVAHDLPYRDSTEKAYSTDANIWGATHEAKSLEHLDTGVEVVDPIMGVRHWDASVEIAPEDVTIGFEQGRPVSIDGQTFASPVDLVLAANAVGGRHGLGMSDQIENRIIEAKSRGIYEAPGMALLHAAYERLVAAIHNEDTVASYHNEGRRLGRLLYEGRWLDPQGLMLRESLQRWVGAAVTGEVTLRLRRGEDYSILDTAGPAFSYHPDKLSMERTGDSAFGPVDRIGQLTMRNLDIADSRAKLEQYASLGVLGGGSAVAASAGQATTKLIGTMAEGGAEAIASRGKSSGDDELLDRAAMEFGTD, from the coding sequence ATGTCCAAGGTGCTGAGCTCCCTGCCTGTCGGTGAACGTGTCGGGATCGCCTTCTCGGGCGGGCTGGACACCTCGGTGGCGGTGGCCTGGATGCGCGACAAGGGCGCCGTCCCCTGCACCTACACCGCCGACCTCGGCCAGTACGACGAGCCGGACATCGCCTCGGTCCCGGGCCGGGCCACGGCCTACGGCGCCGAGGTCACCCGCCTGGTCGACTGCCGCGAGGCGCTGGTGGAGGAGGGCCTGGCCGCGCTGACCTGCGGCGCGTTCCACATCCGCTCCGGCGGGCGCACGTACTTCAACACGACGCCGCTGGGGCGCGCGGTCACCGGGACGCTGCTGGTGCGGGCGATGCTCGAGGACGACGTCCAGATCTGGGGCGACGGGTCGACCTTCAAGGGCAACGACATCGAGCGGTTCTACCGCTACGGCCTGCTGGCCAACCCGTCGCTGCGGATCTACAAGCCGTGGCTGGACGCCGCCTTCGTCGCCGAGCTCGGCGGGCGCAAGGAGATGTCGGAGTGGCTGGTCGCCCACGACCTGCCCTACCGCGACAGCACGGAGAAGGCGTACTCGACCGACGCCAACATCTGGGGCGCCACCCACGAGGCCAAGTCCCTGGAGCACCTGGACACCGGCGTCGAGGTGGTCGACCCGATCATGGGCGTCCGGCACTGGGACGCCTCGGTCGAGATCGCCCCCGAGGACGTGACCATCGGCTTCGAGCAGGGCCGCCCGGTGAGCATCGACGGGCAGACCTTCGCCTCCCCGGTCGACCTGGTCCTGGCGGCCAACGCCGTCGGCGGCCGCCACGGGCTCGGCATGTCCGACCAGATCGAGAACCGCATCATCGAGGCCAAGAGCCGCGGCATCTACGAGGCGCCGGGCATGGCGCTGCTGCACGCGGCCTACGAGCGGCTGGTCGCGGCGATCCACAACGAGGACACCGTCGCCAGCTACCACAACGAGGGCCGGCGGCTCGGGCGCCTGCTGTACGAGGGTCGCTGGCTGGACCCGCAGGGGCTCATGCTCCGCGAGTCGCTGCAGCGCTGGGTCGGTGCGGCCGTCACCGGCGAGGTGACATTGCGGCTGCGCCGGGGCGAGGACTACTCCATCCTCGACACGGCCGGACCGGCCTTCAGCTACCACCCCGACAAGCTCTCGATGGAGCGGACCGGCGACTCCGCCTTCGGCCCCGTCGACCGGATCGGCCAGCTGACGATGCGCAACCTCGACATCGCCGACTCCCGCGCCAAGCTCGAGCAGTACGCGAGCCTCGGCGTGCTGGGCGGGGGGAGCGCGGTGGCGGCCAGCGCGGGCCAGGCGACGACGAAGCTCATCGGCACCATGGCCGAGGGCGGCGCCGAGGCGATCGCCTCCCGGGGGAAGTCCTCCGGGGACGACGAGCTGCTGGACCGGGCGGCCATGGAGTTCGGCACGGACTGA
- a CDS encoding DUF4214 domain-containing protein, translating to MTTFRRTVSMLLGSVLLGASLAAVVSVPARADLTPTERITPAQGCHDLVPGWNGVKVGLVQRRLGMPASTWETMDAATVGRVRSFQSTRALRRDGVVDRATWQALGIPHDFCVDAHQVAPQLGLGATAVERRETFVRAAESYLGAEYVWGGAGPEALGIDCSGLVLQALYAAGVDPQPISVDLHPRPAYRTSVELYRLPGMSTHPLSQVRRGDLVFYTKNTTGVVNHVAVYVGGGMLVEAKDADVHHAPLQRTLPSQTVVQTVVRPFTPVGTEADRRYVSSLYLDYLGRPAGAHERDSRALELVDGTWSRHGLSRELATSEEYLGSVVDRAYRDVLSRPADPAGRAGWVRELRGGLPVSTMSSAFYASREHYLRSGATPTDASPWVVALYREILGRPPGQAEVDHWLREERLRGRLHVAAAFHGSQESLLRRTDSLYRHLLGRGADAHGLSTWPGVVSREGDLSLAAHLTGSPEYYARAQGR from the coding sequence ATGACCACGTTCCGCAGGACAGTGTCGATGCTGCTGGGGTCCGTGCTGCTGGGCGCGTCGCTGGCGGCGGTCGTGTCGGTGCCGGCGCGCGCCGACCTGACGCCGACGGAACGGATCACCCCGGCACAGGGGTGCCACGACCTGGTACCCGGCTGGAACGGCGTCAAGGTCGGCCTCGTCCAGCGCCGCCTGGGCATGCCCGCCTCCACCTGGGAGACGATGGACGCGGCGACCGTGGGCCGCGTGCGCTCCTTCCAGTCCACCCGGGCCCTGCGCCGCGACGGGGTCGTGGACCGGGCGACCTGGCAGGCGCTGGGGATACCCCACGACTTCTGCGTCGACGCTCACCAGGTGGCCCCTCAGCTGGGTCTCGGCGCGACCGCGGTCGAGAGGCGGGAGACCTTCGTCCGCGCCGCCGAGTCCTACCTGGGTGCCGAGTACGTCTGGGGCGGTGCTGGTCCGGAAGCCCTCGGGATCGACTGCTCGGGGCTGGTGCTGCAGGCCCTGTACGCCGCCGGGGTGGACCCCCAGCCGATATCGGTCGACCTGCACCCCCGGCCGGCCTACCGCACCTCGGTGGAGCTCTACCGGCTCCCGGGCATGTCCACGCACCCCCTGTCGCAGGTGCGGCGGGGCGACCTGGTCTTCTACACGAAGAACACCACCGGGGTGGTCAACCACGTGGCGGTCTACGTCGGTGGCGGCATGCTCGTGGAGGCCAAGGACGCCGACGTCCACCACGCGCCGCTGCAGCGGACGCTGCCGTCGCAGACCGTGGTCCAGACCGTCGTCCGTCCGTTCACGCCCGTGGGCACCGAGGCCGACCGCCGGTACGTCAGCAGCCTGTACCTGGACTACCTGGGCCGTCCCGCGGGAGCCCACGAACGGGACAGCCGGGCCCTGGAGCTGGTGGACGGCACCTGGTCGCGCCACGGCCTGTCGCGCGAGCTGGCCACGTCCGAGGAGTACCTCGGGAGCGTGGTCGACAGGGCCTACCGCGACGTGCTGTCGCGGCCGGCGGACCCTGCTGGGCGGGCGGGCTGGGTCCGTGAGCTCAGGGGCGGCCTGCCCGTGTCCACGATGTCCTCCGCGTTCTACGCCTCGCGGGAGCACTACCTGCGCAGCGGCGCCACCCCCACGGACGCCTCCCCCTGGGTGGTCGCCCTCTACCGGGAGATCCTGGGACGGCCCCCGGGCCAGGCGGAGGTCGACCACTGGCTGCGGGAGGAACGGCTGCGCGGGCGCCTGCACGTGGCCGCCGCGTTCCACGGCTCCCAGGAGTCCCTGCTCCGGCGGACCGACTCCCTCTACCGGCACCTCCTCGGACGCGGGGCCGACGCGCACGGCCTGTCGACGTGGCCCGGGGTCGTCTCCCGCGAGGGGGACCTCTCGCTCGCCGCCCACCTCACCGGCTCTCCCGAGTACTACGCCCGCGCCCAGGGGCGGTGA
- a CDS encoding SDR family oxidoreductase gives MIVITGATGALNGATADHLLTRFPAEDLVVVARDPSRAQRFSDRGVAVRHGDYADPSTLEPAFAGADQLLLVSSSDPHADAVALHTAAVDAAVRAGVGHVLYTSHQGAAPGTPFGPGRDHAATEEVLERSGLTWTSLRNGFYAHTLAWLAGDWRTTGVVTVPADGPVSWTSREDAAEAAAVVITRLVAGETGLDGPLTLTAEEAPTFADVAASLTRATGSRVGHVLVDPEEWLAAQVREGRPEGMARFTLGMYEAAAGGFFAGTSPLLADLLGRRPASALDAVLASGTGSGAAAGTTSTTAPSGVR, from the coding sequence ATGATCGTCATCACCGGTGCCACGGGGGCCCTCAACGGCGCTACCGCCGACCACCTGCTCACCCGCTTCCCGGCCGAGGACCTCGTCGTCGTCGCCAGGGACCCGTCCCGCGCGCAGCGCTTCTCCGACAGGGGGGTGGCCGTCCGCCACGGCGACTACGCCGACCCCAGCACGCTGGAGCCGGCCTTCGCCGGGGCGGACCAGCTGCTGCTGGTGTCCTCGAGCGACCCTCACGCCGACGCCGTCGCCCTGCACACCGCCGCCGTGGACGCCGCGGTCAGGGCCGGCGTGGGTCACGTCCTCTACACCAGCCACCAGGGGGCGGCGCCCGGCACGCCGTTCGGCCCTGGACGCGACCACGCGGCCACCGAGGAGGTGCTGGAGCGGTCCGGTCTGACGTGGACCTCGCTGCGCAACGGCTTCTACGCCCACACGCTGGCGTGGCTGGCGGGGGACTGGCGCACCACCGGGGTGGTCACCGTGCCCGCGGACGGCCCGGTGTCCTGGACCTCGCGCGAGGACGCCGCCGAGGCCGCGGCCGTCGTCATCACCCGGCTGGTGGCCGGCGAGACCGGCCTCGACGGGCCCCTCACGCTGACCGCGGAGGAGGCGCCCACCTTCGCCGACGTCGCCGCCTCCCTCACCCGAGCGACCGGTAGCCGCGTCGGGCACGTCCTCGTCGACCCCGAGGAGTGGCTGGCCGCGCAGGTGCGCGAAGGACGCCCGGAGGGGATGGCCCGCTTCACCCTGGGGATGTACGAGGCGGCCGCCGGCGGCTTCTTCGCCGGGACGTCGCCCCTGCTCGCCGACCTGCTCGGCCGCCGTCCCGCCTCGGCGCTCGACGCGGTCCTGGCGTCCGGGACGGGCTCCGGCGCGGCGGCCGGGACGACGTCCACGACGGCACCCTCGGGGGTGCGCTGA